From the genome of Methanobacteriales archaeon HGW-Methanobacteriales-1, one region includes:
- a CDS encoding YfcE family phosphodiesterase — MLIGVISDTHIPDRASEIPEVVFNIFKNVEMIFHLGDLTSPHIKNDLEKIAPTYCVQGNMDLYDGLNLPKNKIMDFEGIKIGLNHGEVFPRGDTQQLKYIAMELGVKVLITGHTHQAFIKEIGDILLLNPGSPTAPRLTDPTVMVLDIKNGQVNAKIVKIGDPMCKALNFKGNPIIE, encoded by the coding sequence ATGTTAATTGGAGTTATATCAGATACACACATACCCGATCGGGCTTCGGAAATTCCTGAAGTAGTTTTCAACATATTTAAAAATGTTGAAATGATTTTTCATCTAGGGGACTTAACTTCACCCCATATAAAGAATGATTTAGAAAAAATAGCACCAACATACTGTGTTCAAGGTAATATGGATCTATATGATGGCCTTAATCTTCCTAAAAATAAAATAATGGATTTTGAAGGCATTAAAATCGGCCTGAACCATGGCGAAGTTTTTCCTCGGGGAGATACTCAGCAATTAAAATACATTGCTATGGAACTAGGTGTTAAAGTTTTAATTACTGGCCATACACATCAGGCTTTTATAAAAGAAATTGGAGACATTTTACTTTTAAACCCAGGCAGCCCAACTGCTCCCCGACTTACTGATCCAACAGTGATGGTTTTAGATATTAAAAATGGGCAAGTTAATGCTAAAATCGTTAAAATAGGGGATCCCATGTGTAAAGCACTGAATTTTAAAGGCAATCCAATTATTGAATAG
- a CDS encoding 23S rRNA (uridine(2552)-2'-O)-methyltransferase (Specifically methylates the uridine in position 2552 of 23S rRNA in the fully assembled 50S ribosomal subunit): MGKRWQVEKKKEHYYKSAKKENYRSRASYKLIQLNKKFRVIKDGDHVVDLGAAPGGWSQVALEKVGETGTVLGVDLQKIKPFDEENFIFIQGDFTSSEIQKEIYGSLNGKAEVIISDAAPSLSGIKDIDRIRIMDLADNVNKIAANLLQPKGALIMKTFQGPEFPELLKKLKNEFNVVKTTKPASSRKLSSEMYIIGRGFKGVKRLNEKFDQD; this comes from the coding sequence ATGGGAAAACGCTGGCAAGTAGAAAAGAAAAAAGAACATTATTATAAAAGTGCTAAGAAAGAAAATTACCGTTCTAGAGCATCTTATAAATTAATTCAACTCAATAAAAAATTTAGAGTTATCAAAGATGGAGATCATGTTGTTGATTTAGGAGCTGCACCTGGAGGATGGTCACAAGTAGCCCTGGAAAAGGTAGGGGAAACCGGAACCGTTCTTGGTGTTGATTTACAAAAAATAAAACCATTTGACGAAGAAAATTTCATTTTCATTCAGGGCGATTTTACATCATCTGAAATTCAAAAAGAAATATATGGATCTCTAAATGGAAAAGCTGAAGTAATTATATCTGATGCCGCACCTTCCCTTTCTGGAATTAAAGACATTGACCGAATAAGAATCATGGATCTAGCAGATAATGTGAATAAAATAGCAGCTAATCTTCTTCAACCCAAAGGAGCACTTATAATGAAAACATTTCAAGGCCCTGAATTTCCAGAACTGCTAAAAAAACTGAAAAATGAATTTAATGTGGTCAAAACTACTAAACCCGCTTCCTCGCGAAAACTTAGTTCTGAAATGTACATTATTGGAAGAGGATTTAAAGGGGTTAAACGGCTTAATGAAAAATTTGACCAAGATTAA